A section of the Solitalea canadensis DSM 3403 genome encodes:
- a CDS encoding class I SAM-dependent methyltransferase, with protein sequence MIDLLTPTHWKDYELIDCGNFEKLERFGKYILIRPEPQAVWDKQLSEGEWQKLHHIKFKGRSATSGDWVKKGNAPDRWHIEYKTKDLDLKFRLGLTSFKHVGIFPEQAANWDYIAESINMMKTPQPKFLNIFAYTGGASIAAKNAGADTTHVDSIKQVVTWANENMELSGLKDIRWVVEDALKYVKREVKRGKKYNGIILDPPAYGNGPNGEKWKLEDQINEMMKDIVQLLDEQEHFLILNTYSLGFSSLIVENLVNTAFPKVKNLSIGELYLQATTGCKLPLGVWGKFRSF encoded by the coding sequence ATGATAGACCTCCTTACTCCTACGCACTGGAAAGATTATGAGTTGATTGACTGCGGTAATTTTGAAAAACTGGAGCGTTTTGGAAAATACATACTGATCAGACCTGAGCCTCAGGCTGTTTGGGACAAACAACTTAGCGAAGGCGAATGGCAAAAGCTTCACCATATAAAGTTTAAAGGTCGTTCCGCTACAAGTGGAGACTGGGTGAAAAAAGGTAATGCACCCGACAGATGGCACATTGAATATAAAACGAAGGACCTGGATTTAAAGTTCCGTCTCGGACTTACTTCATTTAAACATGTTGGGATATTTCCGGAGCAGGCTGCAAACTGGGATTATATTGCGGAGTCTATCAATATGATGAAAACACCGCAACCTAAGTTTCTCAATATTTTCGCCTATACCGGAGGAGCTTCTATTGCTGCAAAAAATGCGGGAGCTGATACTACTCACGTCGACTCGATTAAACAGGTAGTTACCTGGGCCAATGAAAATATGGAGCTTTCAGGATTGAAAGACATCCGTTGGGTTGTTGAAGATGCCCTAAAGTATGTAAAACGTGAAGTTAAACGCGGTAAAAAATATAACGGCATCATTCTCGATCCACCGGCCTATGGAAACGGTCCAAATGGTGAAAAATGGAAACTCGAAGATCAGATTAATGAAATGATGAAAGATATTGTTCAACTACTTGATGAACAAGAACATTTCTTAATTTTAAATACTTACTCCTTAGGTTTTTCATCATTAATTGTAGAAAACCTGGTGAATACTGCATTTCCAAAGGTTAAAAATCTGAGTATTGGAGAATTGTATCTTCAGGCCACGACCGGATGCAAGCTTCCGCTCGGTGTCTGGGGGAAATTCAGATCGTTTTAA